The sequence GGCCGAGACACCCGGCGGCGCTCCGGTGCAGGTCATCGTCAGAGGAACGGACGCAAACAACGGCAGGATAGTTTCCGGTTATGTGGAAGGGGCATGGGCGACCTGGCTCCGACATCGGGCGCAGGAGGAAGGAACGGACGTGCCCCTTCCGGTTCAGGTGCAGGAACGGGTCTGGTACAACAGCGAGATGAGAAGCCGCAACTTCCTGGTGCCCGGCTTGATTGCCGTCATCATGACCCTGATAGGGGCGCTCCTCACGGCTATGATCATGGCCCGGGAGTGGGAGCGGGGCACGATGGAAGCTCTTCTGGTCACGCCTGTTTCCATACAGGAGGTGCTTCTGGGAAAGCTCGTGCCGTACTTTATTCTGGGAATGGGCGGGTTGGCGCTGTCGGTTCTTATGGCGTTCTTTCTCTTTGGCGTACCCCTGCGCGGTTCCCTGGCGGTGCTCCTGCTTGCCTCGTCGTTGTTCCTCCTTGCAGCCCTCGGCATGGGTCTGCTGATTTCGATCATGGCAAAGAATCAGTTCGTGGCCGGCCAGGCGGCCATCATCGCAACCTTCCTTCCGGCCTTTATTCTTTCGGGATTCATTTTCGATATCAGCAGCATGCCGTTGGCTGTGCGGGTCTTGACACACCTCATTGCGGCGCGCTATTTCGTGGCTATACTACAGACGGTTTTTCTGGCGGGGAACATCTGGACGGTCATTGTCCCCAATGCGGCAGCGCTTCTGCTCATGTCGGCGTTTTTTCTCGGGATGAGCAGGCTGAAGTCCCGCAAGCGCCTCGAGTAGGATACCGATATGGGGAAGCGGATATTCGCATTGGCGGTGAAGGAATTTCTGGCGATATTCAAGGACAGAAAGAGCAGGGTCGTCGTGATAGTCCCTCCCCTGCTGCAGTTCCTGGTCTTCGGCTACGCCGCGACCTATGACCTGAAGCATGTGCCTTACGCTGTATTCAACGAAGACGGGGGCACTGAGTCGCGGGAACTGCTGGCGGAGTTCGAAGGGTCTCCGACCTTTCGTAAGGTATCGGTCATTGACCACGAGGAACAGATTGCTCCGCTCATCGAGCAAAGGCGGGTGCTGATGGTGCTCCGTGTCGGACAGCGGTTCAGCAGCGACCTGCTGCTCCGGCGGACGGCCCCGCTTCAGGTTATAGTGGACGGCAGAAACTCCAATACCGCGATGCTCGTGCTCAATTACGTAAAAGCGATAGTCGGCCGCTTTAATGACCGGTGGGCCGGCAGAGGTACAGGGGGAGAGGGCCCTCCTGCGCAC is a genomic window of Nitrospirota bacterium containing:
- a CDS encoding ABC transporter permease, which translates into the protein MTVNSHKDRLSRRSRMMRLRGLMRKEFLQVLRDPSSMAIAFLMPVALLFLFGYGVSLDAEHVPIAIVVEHPDAGTSGLVSAFRQSRYFEPVILSDVRQAEDALLAGNVEGIVHLREDFSRQAETPGGAPVQVIVRGTDANNGRIVSGYVEGAWATWLRHRAQEEGTDVPLPVQVQERVWYNSEMRSRNFLVPGLIAVIMTLIGALLTAMIMAREWERGTMEALLVTPVSIQEVLLGKLVPYFILGMGGLALSVLMAFFLFGVPLRGSLAVLLLASSLFLLAALGMGLLISIMAKNQFVAGQAAIIATFLPAFILSGFIFDISSMPLAVRVLTHLIAARYFVAILQTVFLAGNIWTVIVPNAAALLLMSAFFLGMSRLKSRKRLE
- a CDS encoding ABC transporter permease, giving the protein MGKRIFALAVKEFLAIFKDRKSRVVVIVPPLLQFLVFGYAATYDLKHVPYAVFNEDGGTESRELLAEFEGSPTFRKVSVIDHEEQIAPLIEQRRVLMVLRVGQRFSSDLLLRRTAPLQVIVDGRNSNTAMLVLNYVKAIVGRFNDRWAGRGTGGEGPPAH